The Lycium barbarum isolate Lr01 chromosome 10, ASM1917538v2, whole genome shotgun sequence genome includes a region encoding these proteins:
- the LOC132614333 gene encoding isopentenyl-diphosphate Delta-isomerase I-like, with protein MSLTTAPSFQIWRRLITAASPPITTPSSLSLRVHKSSLPNRAAASLRCCYSSSTSTRRMGDPIADEHMDAVQRRLMFDDECILVDENDRVVGHDTKYNCHLMEKIEAENLLHRAFSVFLFNSKYELLLQQRSAAKVTFPLVWTNTCCSHPLYRDSELIEENALGVRNAAQRKLLDELGIPAEDVPVDQFTPLGRILYKAPSDGKWGEHELDYLLFMVREVNMKPNPDEVAEVKYVNREQLKELLRKADAGEEGLKLSPWFRLIVDNFLFKWWDHLEKGTLKEVIDMKTIHKLT; from the exons ATGTCGCTGACTACTGCACCTTCTTTTCAAATCTGGCGGAGGCTCATCACCGCAGCCTCCCCTCCTATAACTACTCCTTCATCCTTGTCACTACGGGTACACAAATCCTCTCTTCCTAACAGAGCTGCTGCTTCTCTCCGTTGCTGCTATTCTTCAAGTACAAGTACAAGAAGAATGGGTGATCCCATTGCTGATGAACACATGGACGCTGTCCAACGCCGTCTCATGTTTGATGACGA ATGTATTCTGGTGGATGAGAATGACCGTGTTGTTGGTCATGACACCAAGTATAACT GTCATTTAATGGAAAAGATTGAAGCTGAAAATTTGCTGCATAGAGCTTTCAGTGTATTTCTATTTAACTCAAAATATGAATTGCTTCTTCAG CAACGATCAGCAGCAAAGGTGACCTTTCCTTTGGTATGGACCAACACTTGCTGCAGCCATCCACTCTACCGAGATTCTGAGCTTATTGAGGAGAACGCTCTTG GGGTAAGAAATGCTGCACAAAGGAAGCTTCTTGATGAATTGGGTATTCCAGCTGAAGATGTCCCAGTCGACCAATTCACCCCATTGGGTCGTATACTTTATAAAGCTCCATCTGATGGGAAGTGGGGAGAGCACGAAC TTGATTATCTTCTTTTCATGGTCCGTGAAGTTAACATGAAACCAAACCCGGATGAAGTTGCTGAAGTTAAGTACGTGAACAGAGAACAACTGAAAGAGCTTTTGAGGAAAGCAGATGCTGGTGAGGAAGGTCTGAAGCTATCCCCTTGGTTCAGACTTATTGTTGACAACTTCTTGTTCAAGTGGTGGGATCATCTTGAGAAGGGAACTCTCAAGGAAGTCATTGATATGAAAACCATCCACAAATTGACTTAA